From Geotalea uraniireducens Rf4:
TCATGTAGGCGGTCTGTATCCAGGAGGCCTCTTTGACGGTGGCGCCCAGGCTGGCACCGATTTCGGGGAGGGAGCCGGCAACGATCTGGGTATCCAGAACCGCCATGAACGTGCCGCCGGACATGGCAAGGAAACCGATCCAGGTCCGAAACTTCCGGGAATTTTCCGCCATGACTCGTCCTAACGCCGATTCAGGCGGCTGACCGCGGGGCCGCTGCCTGAACCGGGCCGGGTATCCAGGCTCACGACAACCGACATGCCTGCCCGCAGCTCGCGGAGCAGGGGCTGTCCCGGTTGGAAGCGGATCTTGACGGGCACCCGCTGGACGATCTTAGTGAAGTTGCCGGTGGCATTTTCGGGAGGAAGCACGCTGTACTCCGCGCCGCTCGCCGGGGAAAGCGATTCGACCCGGCCGGTCAGTGGGCGCCCGGGGAAGGCGTCGACCTCGATTGAAACCGGTTGTCCCTCATGCATGCGGGATAGCTGAACTTCCTTGAAGTTCGCCTCCACCCAGAGGACATTGCGGGGAATCACCGTCAAGAGGACCGTTCCCGGCTTGACGTACTGTCCGGCCCGAACCCGGCGATTGCCGACCTCCCCCGTAATCGGGGAGCGGACCACCGTATCGGCAAGCTCCTTAGCGAGAAGCTTCAACTCTTCTTCCTGCTGGTGAAGCTCGGCTTCGAGGCGGCGCTCCTCGGCCAGGAGAGCCGCCAGCTCACTTTCCGCCATCTTCAGGTTGGCAACTGCGCTCCCTGTCTCGGCCCGTGCTTTTTTCTCGGCTGTTACCACAGCATCGTAATCCAGCTCGGAAACAATGCCATCGGGAAACAGACTGCCGAACCGGCGGAGATCGCCGGTTTTTTTGAGCTGCTCCGCCCTGGCGGCAGCCAGTTGCGCTGTGCATGCATCGATACGGGAATCTTGCAGCCTGCTTCTGTTGTACGCAACGAGCTGGGCAGCCTTTCGCTCCTCCAGCTTTTTCCGGCCGAGCTCCAGCCTGACCCCGAACTCCAGATCCTCGATGCGCACCAGGGGATCGCCGGCGGCAACCAGTGTATTGTCCTCGGCCGGCACATCTTTAACGTAGCCTGACACTTTCGAGCTGACCTGGGTTATTTCAGACCGGATGTAGGCGTTGTCGGTTTTTTCCATGAACCGCCCGGTGGAGAGCCAGTACCATCCGAAGCCGCAACCCCCTGCCAGCAGACTGAGCGCGATGACCAGCGGCAGAAATTTCCTCATGACACTTAACCTCCTGCCGTTTCAGTTGCTTCCCGAACTCGGCATAAAAGGAAAAACTCAGCATTGTTCGTAAGTTAGGCCTTTGCATCAGCACTTCCCCCCCCTCACCCTAACCCTCTCCTTTAGGCCCGCAATTTGGGTCCACAAGGGGCGAGGGGACTTTAAAGCTCCCCTCCCTTGATGGACCCAAAGGGCCTAAAGGAGGGGTTGGGGGAGGGATCATTTTGGGACTGGCGGAAGAATAGTGCTAATCACAATGGATAATGACAAGCTACCAAATGTCCCGGAGCGATTTGCCGCAGCTCGGGCCGGACCTGGGCGCAACGTTCTTCGGCACGGGGGCAGCGTGGCCGGAAGCGGCAGCTGCTCGGCGGGTCGATGGCCGAGGGGAGTTCTCCGGGGAGCATGCCGGTTTCCGCCAGGGGATGCCGGGGATCGGGCCGGGGGACAGCGGCGAGCAGTGCTTGCGTGTAGGGATGAGCCGGTGCGGCATAGAGTTCTGCACCGCGGGCCATCTCGCACAGGCGTCCGAGATACATCACGGCAACCCGGTCGCAGACGTTTTTCACCACGGCCAGGTCGTGGGAAATGAACAGCATGGCAAGCCCGTACCTCCTCTTGACCTCGCGCAGCAGGTTGATGATCTGCGCCTGCACCGAGACGTCGAGCGAAGAAACCGGCTCGTCGCAGATCAGAAGTTGCGGGTCGGTCATCAGGGCGCGGGCGATGCTGACCCGCTGGCACTGTCCGCCGGAAAGCTGAAAGGGGCGCCGCCCGTAATGCTGTTCAGGATCGAGGCCGACTGCAGCCATCATCTCCTTGGTCCGGCGCATCCGTTCAGCCGCGTTCGTCCGTCCCATCGCCCGCAACGGCGCTTCGATGCTTTCTCCCACCATGCGGACAGGGTTCAGCGAGGCAACCGGATCCTGGAAGATCATCTGGAAGCGGCTGCGCATGTGTCGCAGACTCCGCGACTTCAGAGCCGTCAGTTCCACGCCGTCGAGAATCACTCTTCCCGCCGTCGGACCGGGGAGATGCATGATTGCCCGCGCCAGGGAAGATTTGCCGCATCCCGACTCCCCCACCAGCCCGAGGGTCTCGCCACGGCCGATGTCAAAGGAGACGCCGGAAACGGCGTGGACCTTGCGCCGCTGGGTTGCCGGAAATTCGACGACGAGCTCTTCGACCCGCAGCAATGGCGTTTCCATACCTATGATGCTTTTGCTTATCACTGACACCTCAAATACTGCCAAGAGACTTGGCAAAAAGAATATACCGCCCAGTTCTCGTAGGGGCGTGGGCTTGCCCTTTAGGCCCGCAGTTTGGGTCCGCCCTGTAGGCAGTGGTAACAATGTTGGCTATTGCTTCTGGGCGGGCCAAGGCCGCGCCCCTACAGAGTTCCCTCAATCACACGGAAACCAGCATGCGTAACGGTGATCTCCCCGTTCGTCGCCAAGCAGCGGCGGCTCTTCTGCATGGCACCTCTCTTCGGCCCGGCGGCAGCGGGGGGCGAAACGGCACCCTGCCGGCGTTGCGGCAAGATCCGGCGGTTGCCCGCCGATGGCCGTGAGCGCCCGATGGGAAGGATCATCGAGGCGGGGTATCGCGTCGAACAGCGCCCGGGTGTAGCGCATCCGCATCCGGTCGAACAAGGCAACGGTCGGAGCCTGCTCGACGATCCGCCCCCCGTACATCACCGCTGTCTCATGGGATCTTCCTGCCACCACCCCCAGGTCATGGGTCACCAGGATCATCGCCATGTTTCGCTCTTTCTGCATGCGTCCCAGGAGGTTTAGAATTTCCGCCTGAACGGTCACGTCAAGGGCGGTGGTCGGTTCGTCGGCGATGAGGAGTTGCGGATCGCAGGCCAGGGCGATGGCAATGGCCACCCTCTGGCGCATCCCCCCTGAAAGCTGGTGGGGATAGCATTCCAGCCGATCGGCGGGCTTGGGGATACCGACCGCCGCCAGCAGGGCGACTGCCCGTTCCCGCGCCTTTACCGAAGACATCCCCATGTGGTACCGCAGCGGTTCTGCGATCTGGCTGCCGATCTTCATTACCGGATTGAGGGAGGACATGGGATTTTGCAGCACGACGCCGATCTCTCTGCCGCGGATGGCGTTCAACTCCTTGTGCGGGAGTTTTCCCAAATCGCGTCCGGCAAAGATGATCCGTCCCTGACCGGGCAATCCGGCGCGGCCGGGCAAAAGGCCCATGATGGCCCGGCAGAGCATGCTCTTGCCGCTGCCCGATTCACCGACAATGGCCAGGGTCTTTCCGCGCTCCAATGCAAAGGAAACCCCGTCCACCGCCCGCACCGTCCCTCTTTGGCACGGGAGGTGAACGGACAGGTTTTTCACTGTGAGGAGATTTCTGTCGGAAGGCGTCATAGCTGGCTCTCCCTTCCGTCAAACCAGCCGCGCATCCTGTCGCCGACCAGATTCAGCGACATGATGGTCAGAAACATCACAATCGTCGGGATCATGCTGACATGGGGCGCCTGTTCCAGGACCTCCCGCCCCTCGGCTATCATACCTCCCCAGCTCGGCGTCGGCGAGGGGACGCTCAGGCCGAGAAAGCCGAGCCCCCCTTCGGCGATGATCACGAAGCCCATCACCAGGAGCATGTAGACCAGCATCGGCATCAGCACGTTAGGGAGTATCTCCCGCAGGATGATGGCTGCGTCGCTTGCGCCCGCCCCACGGGCAGCCAGCACGAATTCGCGTTCAGCGAACCTGATCGTATTGGCACGGGCTACCCGGGCAAAAGAAGGGATGGCCACAACGCCGAGGGCAATGGTAAGGGTGGGGAGGCTGGAGCCAAAGACAAACGTGGCCATCAGCAGGAACACCAGGCGTGGGAAAGCAAGAAAGGTGTCGATTGCGCCGCCGATCATCTTCTCCGGATAATCGCGATAGAACCCGGCCAATACCCCCAAGAGGCATCCGAAGAACAGGCCGATGCACGGCGAAAAAAAGCCGACCGTCAGGGATATGCGAGCGCCGAAGAGGAGTCGCGCCGCGATGTCCCGCCCCATGTTGTCGGTGCCGAGCAGGTGCCCGCCAACGCCCGGTTTCGCCGCCAGGTTGATCCAGTCGATCTGATCAGGAGGCGGTACCGACCAGAAGCCGGCGCTCACGGCACAGACCATCATGAAGCCGATCCAGGCAGTGGCCAGCCAGAAAACTATGCCCGTCTTTTTATCCAACAGAACCCTCCTTGCGCACACGGGGGTCCAGCAGGCCGTAACTTGCATCAACCAGGAAGTTGACCCCCACATAACCGACGGCGATAAAGAGAACGCACCCCTGGACCATGGGAAAATCCTGGGCAAAGATGCTGGATAGCAGTAGCCGTCCGACTCCCGGCAGGGCGAAGAGGTTTTCGATAATCACGGCCCCGCCGATCAGGTTGCCTATATGCAGACCGCACAGGGTAATCATGGTAAAACAGGAAGGTCTCAAGGCATGCCTGAGCAGAATCCTCCAGGCCGGCAGCCCTTTGGCCCTGGCAAGGAGGATGAAGTCCTCCCGCAGGGTGGTGATCATGTCGTTGCGCAACACCCGCATCAGGGTGACCCACTCGACCAGGGCGATGGAGAGCGCCGGCAGGATGAAGCCTTTCAGGTTTGCCGGGAGACCCTCGGCCATGGGGGTATATCCGGTTGCTGGAAACCACTTGAGCCGCAGGGAAAAGAAGAAAATAAGGATAATGGCCAGGGCGAAGCTCGGGATGGAAACCAGGCCGAAGCCGATCGTTCCGAAAAGGCGATCAAGCCTTGAGCCGGCCCGCCAGGCCGAGACGATGCCGACAGAAACGGCCAGAACAAGGGCGAAAAACTGCGCCAGTATGAGCAGCTCAAGGGTGACCGGAAGATGGGAAGCAATGGCCCGGGCAACCGGCTGCCTGGAGTAGAGGGAATAGCCGAGGTCTCCCCGGAGAACTCCCCCCAGCCACTTGGCGTAGCGGACGAGCACGGGGTCGTTCAGGCCGAGCTGCTCCCGGATTGCGGCAACATCGCTTGCGGTTGCGCCCTGGCCGGCAACCTCGTGAGCAATGCTGGCCGGCAGCAGATTGAGCATCACGAAGGTAAGGGCTGTGACGGCAAAGACGACTATAATCAAATGTAAGAGCTTTCCGCTGAAAAAACGCATTGAATTTTCAAAGCCTCCGTTTAGACCCAGCACTGTAGTCCTCTCCTTTGGGCCCGCAATTTGGGTCCACAAGGGGCGAGGGGATTTTAAAGCTCCCCTCCCTTGATGGGAGGGGTTGGGGGAGGGTGTAACGTTCGTATGCCCGCTTCCCGTAATATGTCTGCATTTCCTCGACAACTTCCCTGCAGCGTGTGCAGGTCTGTTCGTTTATGACGAGCGCCGGCATAATTCGTCCTTGCAAAACACCCTCCCCCTAACCCCCTCCCATCTAAGGGAGGGGGAACTTTTTGCGCGGTAGCGGGTATTATTCAAACCTGCAAATTTCCCTTGAGGAACAGTATCTACCCCCTCTCCCCTCGTGGACCCAAATTGCGGGCCTAAAGGAGAGGGCCGGGGAGAGGGGGCTTATTTGCCGCTTGAAAACACCGCAACCTTACAACTTCCAAAACCGAGTCTATATTTGTCAGGATTTCGTTGTTCCAGAACCTCAATACGGTAAAACCCTGAGATTTCAGCCACTGAGTCCGCTCTTCGTCTTTTTCCTTTTCCAGTGCATGTTGACCACCGTCTGCTTCGACAATAATTCTCTTTTCGTAACAGACAAAATCTGCAATGAAATGGCCTATCTGCTCCTGCCGCCGAAATTTCAAGCCGTCCAGTTGTCTGGCTTTCAGGTGTTGCCACAAGAGCCGTTCGGCGTCTGTTGAGTTTCTGCGGAGTTCTTTGGCCGTTTGTGTCAGGTTTATGGGCATGATATTTTCTTCACCTTTTTGAAAAGCCTTTGCACGGTCTTGCACCCTCCCCCTAACCCCCTCCCATCTAAGGGAGGGGGAACCTTACGGTTCATGATTCCCTTCCGGTAATTGTAGGGGCGGCCTTATGTGGCCGCCCTTTTGGCAATGCATCCTTGCGCAGGCAGACGGGCCTGCCTTTACCGGCCACCCTTTTTAATCCAGACATCACTTACCCGGACGATCCCGTGATCTACTTTCGATATCCCCTGGATACCCGCTTTGGCAATGGCGCTGTAGCGTATCGCTCCACGGTAGAGAAACACCGCCTCGTCGTTTAACTGTTTGGCCACACCGCACAGAGCCTTCTGCCGTTCCTTGTTGTTGGCGCTTATCTGCAGGGTCGTCAGCAGTTTATCCATTTCCGGATTCCGGTATTGACTGAAATTTATCTCGCTCTTTGAATAGAGATTGGCATAAAGAGTCGGTCCCATATCGGTCGCATCGAACAGTTGCCAGCCGGTCATCTGGTAATCCCCGGCAAAGACCTTTTTGTTCCTCTGTCCCAAGGTCAGAGGGGTGACGGTGACTGTCACGCCAATCTCTTTGTACAGCCGCTGGACGATCTCGCCGAACTCCCGCCCGCGGGGGGTATTGGTGATCTGCAACTCCAGGTTGACCGGTTTGCCGTACTCGGCAATGAGTTGTCTCCCTTTCTCGGGATTGAATCCCCGATAGCCGAGATCACCGCAGGCTATCGTGCCGCCGAACGGGTCCCGGGCCACGGCTATGGTATCCTTGTAGCTCGCCTTGATGTAAAACTCCTGGTTCCAAGCATAGGACAGCGCCCGGCGCACCCGCACATCATTCAGGGGGGGCTTCGAAGTATTGAAGATGAATGTCTCCGCTCCGGTGGCATCACTGCTGTAGACCTTGAGCGATCTGTCTTCCCTGGCTTGCAGGATACTGGCGCCCCGGTCGGTCAGGATTACATCCAGCTCGCCGGATTTCAGACCGGCAAAACGGGTCTGCATATCAGGCACCGTCCGGAAAACGACGCTGTCCAGGAACGGTTTCCCCTTCCGCCAGTAGGAGGGATTACGGACCACCACCAGCCGGTCGTTGGCAATCCATTCCTTGAACTTGTATGGACCGGTACCAACTGGCGCCAAATCCTGGGTACCTTCTTTCATTGCCTTGGGGGAGGGGATATAAGCCGCGATGCCGTTAGTCGAGGCGATAACATCCTTGAAAGGAACCCAGACATGCTTCAACTGAAAACGGACGGTAAAGTCATCAACTTTTTTCACAGATTCTATCGGCTGCATCGTCACCAATCCCCGAAAGCGGTTCTTCGGGTCGAGTAGCCGCTCCCAATGCTGGACCACTGCATCGGCATTGAAAGGGATTCCGTCGTGGAACGACACCCCCTTGCGCAGCTTGATCGTCCAGGTCTTGCCGTCTTTCGAGGGGGTAGCAGAAAGGCCGAGCTCTGGCACGAGTT
This genomic window contains:
- a CDS encoding HlyD family secretion protein, which gives rise to MRKFLPLVIALSLLAGGCGFGWYWLSTGRFMEKTDNAYIRSEITQVSSKVSGYVKDVPAEDNTLVAAGDPLVRIEDLEFGVRLELGRKKLEERKAAQLVAYNRSRLQDSRIDACTAQLAAARAEQLKKTGDLRRFGSLFPDGIVSELDYDAVVTAEKKARAETGSAVANLKMAESELAALLAEERRLEAELHQQEEELKLLAKELADTVVRSPITGEVGNRRVRAGQYVKPGTVLLTVIPRNVLWVEANFKEVQLSRMHEGQPVSIEVDAFPGRPLTGRVESLSPASGAEYSVLPPENATGNFTKIVQRVPVKIRFQPGQPLLRELRAGMSVVVSLDTRPGSGSGPAVSRLNRR
- a CDS encoding ABC transporter ATP-binding protein; its protein translation is MISKSIIGMETPLLRVEELVVEFPATQRRKVHAVSGVSFDIGRGETLGLVGESGCGKSSLARAIMHLPGPTAGRVILDGVELTALKSRSLRHMRSRFQMIFQDPVASLNPVRMVGESIEAPLRAMGRTNAAERMRRTKEMMAAVGLDPEQHYGRRPFQLSGGQCQRVSIARALMTDPQLLICDEPVSSLDVSVQAQIINLLREVKRRYGLAMLFISHDLAVVKNVCDRVAVMYLGRLCEMARGAELYAAPAHPYTQALLAAVPRPDPRHPLAETGMLPGELPSAIDPPSSCRFRPRCPRAEERCAQVRPELRQIAPGHLVACHYPL
- a CDS encoding ABC transporter ATP-binding protein, yielding MTPSDRNLLTVKNLSVHLPCQRGTVRAVDGVSFALERGKTLAIVGESGSGKSMLCRAIMGLLPGRAGLPGQGRIIFAGRDLGKLPHKELNAIRGREIGVVLQNPMSSLNPVMKIGSQIAEPLRYHMGMSSVKARERAVALLAAVGIPKPADRLECYPHQLSGGMRQRVAIAIALACDPQLLIADEPTTALDVTVQAEILNLLGRMQKERNMAMILVTHDLGVVAGRSHETAVMYGGRIVEQAPTVALFDRMRMRYTRALFDAIPRLDDPSHRALTAIGGQPPDLAATPAGCRFAPRCRRAEERCHAEEPPLLGDERGDHRYACWFPCD
- a CDS encoding ABC transporter permease, giving the protein MDKKTGIVFWLATAWIGFMMVCAVSAGFWSVPPPDQIDWINLAAKPGVGGHLLGTDNMGRDIAARLLFGARISLTVGFFSPCIGLFFGCLLGVLAGFYRDYPEKMIGGAIDTFLAFPRLVFLLMATFVFGSSLPTLTIALGVVAIPSFARVARANTIRFAEREFVLAARGAGASDAAIILREILPNVLMPMLVYMLLVMGFVIIAEGGLGFLGLSVPSPTPSWGGMIAEGREVLEQAPHVSMIPTIVMFLTIMSLNLVGDRMRGWFDGRESQL
- a CDS encoding ABC transporter permease, which translates into the protein MRFFSGKLLHLIIVVFAVTALTFVMLNLLPASIAHEVAGQGATASDVAAIREQLGLNDPVLVRYAKWLGGVLRGDLGYSLYSRQPVARAIASHLPVTLELLILAQFFALVLAVSVGIVSAWRAGSRLDRLFGTIGFGLVSIPSFALAIILIFFFSLRLKWFPATGYTPMAEGLPANLKGFILPALSIALVEWVTLMRVLRNDMITTLREDFILLARAKGLPAWRILLRHALRPSCFTMITLCGLHIGNLIGGAVIIENLFALPGVGRLLLSSIFAQDFPMVQGCVLFIAVGYVGVNFLVDASYGLLDPRVRKEGSVG
- a CDS encoding endonuclease domain-containing protein; the protein is MPINLTQTAKELRRNSTDAERLLWQHLKARQLDGLKFRRQEQIGHFIADFVCYEKRIIVEADGGQHALEKEKDEERTQWLKSQGFTVLRFWNNEILTNIDSVLEVVRLRCFQAANKPPLPGPLL
- a CDS encoding ABC transporter substrate-binding protein, with the protein product MKRESNRGRFSNVRRCAGLIGLWVLSALVFSGHVNQVSAAGPERGGTLTVAVEADGRGFDPIKAGFLSSQARSVAMAIEERLFDMDAKGKLVPELGLSATPSKDGKTWTIKLRKGVSFHDGIPFNADAVVQHWERLLDPKNRFRGLVTMQPIESVKKVDDFTVRFQLKHVWVPFKDVIASTNGIAAYIPSPKAMKEGTQDLAPVGTGPYKFKEWIANDRLVVVRNPSYWRKGKPFLDSVVFRTVPDMQTRFAGLKSGELDVILTDRGASILQAREDRSLKVYSSDATGAETFIFNTSKPPLNDVRVRRALSYAWNQEFYIKASYKDTIAVARDPFGGTIACGDLGYRGFNPEKGRQLIAEYGKPVNLELQITNTPRGREFGEIVQRLYKEIGVTVTVTPLTLGQRNKKVFAGDYQMTGWQLFDATDMGPTLYANLYSKSEINFSQYRNPEMDKLLTTLQISANNKERQKALCGVAKQLNDEAVFLYRGAIRYSAIAKAGIQGISKVDHGIVRVSDVWIKKGGR